TCGTGTAGCCAAGTCAAATATGATGATTTTAAAACGCTTGGGGGCAGAGCTATACTTTGCTGGACCAGAAGAATGGAGAACGGCAGAATTTGCAGAATATGGTACATTTGTAACGATTGATGAGGTCATTGATAAGGTAGATGTGATGATGTTTCTGCGGGTACAGCACGAACGTCACGACGAATATTCAGCCTTTTCGATTAACAATTACCACAAGGCACATGGTTTGAATCAAGAACGCTATGATCGCTTGCAGGAACATGCCATTATCATGCACCCAGCCCCTGTTAACCGTGGGGTGGAAATCGCTGATGAATTGGTCGAAGCACCAAAATCACGCATTGTTCAACAAATGACCAATGGAGTATTTGTCCGTATGGCCATTATCGAAGCGGTATTAAAAGGCCGAGAGGAAAATCGCTAAGAAAAGATTAGAAGGAGAATCAAACCTTATGGGAAAACGTCTGTTAATTTTAGAAGATGGGACCATTTTTGAAGGAGAAGCTTTTGGGGCAGACATGGATGTAACAGGAGAAATTGTCTTTAATACTGGCATGACAGGCTACCAAGAGTCCATCACGGACCAGTCTTATAATGGACAGATTTTAACCTTTACCTATCCCTTAGTCGGAAATTACGGTGTAAATCGGGATGATTATGAGTCGATTATCCCGACTTGCAAGGGCGTAGTGGTCTATGAATGGGCGAGACGGGCGAGCAATTGGCGCAATCAACTGACGCTTGATGAATTTTTGAAAGCCAAGCACATTCCAGGCATTGCAGGCATTGATACACGAGCTTTGACGAAGATAATTCGCCAACACGGAACCATGAAAGCAACTCTTGCAAATGTGGGAGATGCTCTTGAGCATTTGCAGGATCAGTTAAAGGCGACGGTGCTGCCGACAGACAATATCAAGCAGATTTCGACCAAAACGGCTTATCCAGCGCCAGGCACAGGTCGCAATGTGGTCTTGGTGGACTTTGGTTTGAAACATTCCATTCTTAGAGAATTGGCCAAACGACATTGCAATGTCACCGTCGTGCCCTACAATACCAAGGCAGAAGAAATTCTCCAATTAAATCCCGATGGCGTCATGTTGTCAAACGGCCCTGGGGATCCTGATGATGTGCCAGAGGCTTTGGATATGATTCGTGCTATTCAAGGAAAAATTCCGATTTTTGGCATTTGTATGGGGCATCAGCTTTTTAGCAAGGCCAATGGGGCAAAAACCTATAAGATGAAATTTGGGCACCGTGGTTTTAACCATGCCGTTCGTGAAATTGCGACTGGTCGCGTGGATTTCACTAGCCAAAACCATGGCTATGCGGTGAGCCGAGAAGATTTTCCTGAAGAATTGCTCATCACGCATGAGGAAATCAACGACCATTCAGTCGAAGGGGTACGCCACAAATATGATCCTGCTTTTTCTGTCCAATTTCATCCAGATGCAGCACCAGGACCGCACGATGCGAGTTATCTTTTTGACGAATTTATGGAATTGATGGATGGATTTCAAGCTGAAAAAGCTCATCGTTAAGCGATTGAATATTTAATGACAGCCAGAGAGCTGACGAATAGAAAGGAGAAACAAAGGGAGCCGTATTTGCAAAATTGAATACGGGCTACGAACTTTGTCAAAAAGATAGTTTGTCCTAGAACTCATTGTTCTGCGGAACAAACTCCTATTTTGACTGTGTTCGTTTGACGCCCTTTATATCTTAATTATGCCAAAACGTAGGGATATTCATAAAATCATGGTGATTGGGTCTGGGCCGATTGTGATTGGTCAGGCGGCTGAGTTTGATTATGCGGGGACACAGGCTTGTCTTGCCTTAAAGGAAGAGGGCTATAGTGTGGTCTTGGTCAATTCAAATCCGGCAACGATTATGACGGATAAGGAGATTGCAGATCGGGTTTATATTGAACCGATTACGCTGGAGTTTGTGACGAGGATTTTACGGAAGGAGCGACCAGATGCTCTTTTACCGACCTTGGGTGGTCAGACGGGCCTCAACATGGCCATGGAATTATCTAAGGCTGGGATCTTGGATGAGCTTGGGGTTGAACTTCTAGGAACAAAATTATCTGCCATTGACCAGGCTGAAGATCGTGATTTGTTCAAGCAGTTAATGGAAGATTTGGGGCAACCCATTCCAGAATCTGAAATCGTCAATACCGTGGAAGAAGCCGTTGCCTTTGCAAATAGCATCGGCTATCCAGTCATCGTCCGTCCTGCCTTTACCCTTGGGGGAACCGGTGGCGGTATGTGTGCCAACGAAGTAGAACTCCGTGAGATTGCAGAAAATG
The window above is part of the Streptococcus himalayensis genome. Proteins encoded here:
- a CDS encoding carbamoyl phosphate synthase small subunit; the encoded protein is MGKRLLILEDGTIFEGEAFGADMDVTGEIVFNTGMTGYQESITDQSYNGQILTFTYPLVGNYGVNRDDYESIIPTCKGVVVYEWARRASNWRNQLTLDEFLKAKHIPGIAGIDTRALTKIIRQHGTMKATLANVGDALEHLQDQLKATVLPTDNIKQISTKTAYPAPGTGRNVVLVDFGLKHSILRELAKRHCNVTVVPYNTKAEEILQLNPDGVMLSNGPGDPDDVPEALDMIRAIQGKIPIFGICMGHQLFSKANGAKTYKMKFGHRGFNHAVREIATGRVDFTSQNHGYAVSREDFPEELLITHEEINDHSVEGVRHKYDPAFSVQFHPDAAPGPHDASYLFDEFMELMDGFQAEKAHR